ggaaagcctcggagtcaagTTAGAagtttaatatatcgaacgtgggtaAATTACCCACGCATTACTTTCTACTGTGATGTGACAGCTTTAACTCCGTGTTTTAAACACTCATAAAGCAacctttttcaaccaatcagagcgggCGTTATAGCTGAACTTTATTATAACTGTTTATTAATAAAAACAAAGTTATAACCACCGTGGATGCACAGGTGTCAGTGAAATGGACCATTGGCAAGGTTACTGTGGCTGTCAATAACACGCCAAGTTTGCTGCCGTCAATCAACTTATCAAGAGAAGTTTACTTCAATGAATTAAAATCGAAAAGGCCATGGTCTGtgggttcgttgcttgtgatcgtaattatgattgaccgTAGCGAAAAATGTACTTCATTGAAGCTGGCTTTTAAACTTCGTAATTCATGTGTTATGAATGGTTTAAATTACGTTAATGGACCAAGCTTACGGCAGACGCATCAAGTCATTAAAACTTTTCGGCGCATTAGAAAGATAACGACTTTTGTCTAAACTTATAAAGGAGTTTCAAACGTCACAGCACCAAAGAATTaataccaaagaaaatttcttataagagctcgagaaaatgaatgtcaaatttcacaaaatgagatCTCATACATCACATTTTCAGAAtattacctgtgttttcacaattcttgtgaaatttgacatttattttctgggGCTCCTACGAGAaatagagggtctcaatggggttaaccgataggcgtaaaacggccaaaaatttagtcgatagccgtaaaaattgaaaaaatttaaccgttagccgtaaatagggtaagaaAGAGGTAACCGTAAAAgtaattgttccctagatttgttagTTTTAAAGAAGGTGCTAAAcccacttatggttgcgtttttattttcccggctactttgactgcgtacgcacgttaggccaagcgcctagcttttaggtgttgacttagacctaggctccatttccaccgccgctctctcggggaactaatttttttccatggcgaaaatctggcttcttgctgaggattaatatttttttgagattttcaggaggtcgtgccctccaAATACTAGCAaaacgcagagatgtcactgtttgacgctacggcgtcttcccacgcaatctcggtcaaggcaagTCGGTGGggtatctgagaaaaaaaactccCTCGggccacgtgacccgaaacgcatcagccgcgcggaataatgaaaaggcaaggcaacggcagacagtcgttctgtacagtccttcgctatcattaaaaacactggacacgggaattgttttacattggccgttttcacactagagctagaaatggattatccatctgagactagcctgtgtacagtcacTCGTTCCCCCACAGACACTCCTTCTCCCTTCCTCcctctgaggggagggggcggctgtacacaggctatctgaaatggataatccatcttcaattaaattgtccgtcaaaattgacggagaAAGCCAGGCAGATTGTTCTGATTCAAAATTTAAACCAtcccattttcaaattaagacgtaatACCcatctgacgcgaattatcaaaGGGATAATCCGTCTCACCCGAATAATCCgcctctagtgtgaaaacggccatttatGTTATGAATGAATGACGCgtcccggccttgagttgggcgtttgcgttTCTGCTTtcgctttttcacaaagattatttttaaattgactattaaCATTtgtatgtgtaaaataatattagaagtggaatactatcaaatgttaaaatttttcaaaagaacgacttatttcatcccgagatgatcctaagacctttattttgctttaaagatacaaaaaatacaggtttattgATATTTAACaccttgaaacaaaagaaattaatttttaactttgttgATAACcgtaactggaaaaaattaaccgatagccgtaaaagagccaaaattttagccgataaccgtaaaagctaccaccccattgagaccctcgaaATAGTGTTTGGTGTTACAGttaactaattatatctatagcccttgaaaaaattttttggaatgCGATATTTTTTCTGGTACAAACGGTAAGTTTTTATccattgaaaattgaaattactcaatttcatGGTGGATTCCGTATTAACgtttaacgagtgtctttaTTTCTGATAAAGACACGGTTAATTAAGCTCTACGTCCAAATTTTTTAgatcaaaataaccccaaatgattacaggggcgtagccaccTGTACGCACGGTACGCACGTACGTACCTAAAAAAGTCGTGcacaaaaaagatataaaatgaataaacaataaaaaagaaaagcaaaatatctaaagataattattttaagagtACAGTTTGCCTCAATTCATTCAACTCTGGTTGTTTTTGGCGACGACAATAAGCCCCTTTTCTTTACAACCTCTACGAACACGAGGAGGACAAGGAGGAGGAGGACGAGGACGTAATCACAATTTCTTCTCTGAGTCCGAACTTGGGTGGTCTCCAAGTCTCCGTAAGGAAGTTCATCTATATTTGCCCAGGATTTGCCATTTTAAGAGAGTTGACGGCAATAAAagcgaaaaagttaaaaaataaattacgcGCATTCATTTTCATAGCTAGGGACGTTTTCGTTGCCctcaccgtcgtcgttgctaaggCATCCTATATTCATGAAAGTGACAGATCCATTTTGGTTTTACTGCAAACTCCTATCAACAAATACGGAAAAGTATCGGGATAAGttggaaaaattgtttacacTACAAAACATTCAAGGCATTAGATTCACTTtagatttcggattcaaaatctATAGAGACTTGACCAAATCGGCACCTTTTCAATTTGGATTCACGCACTGCATCTGCTTAATATAAAAACGACGAAACGAACCcagtaacaaaataaaataacgaATCCGGAAAAGTATGCAGCCTTATTGTATGATCGGTAGATCATTGATGTGCATCAGTCAATTCACCCAAAAACGCGACAAGTATTTTAGAAGTTGCTAATGTCATTTCATAAGCAGGAAAAACTCTTAGGCTTACAACGTTACCAAATATTTAATcaaggaagtttttttttggggggggggggggtgggggtgcaAAGAGAATTCCgcgtacctctgaaaaaatcctggctacgcccctgaaatCGAAATATTTGTGTAAGACAATGAGGTTGACCACGAACTGGAAAAATGGACCTAAGCCTCCGATCAATTGAAAACCAATAACTGCGTGGTCAGCgaagaacttcaaaaaacacatcacctcaatgagttgaaCACCTGAGCCCACGATACAGTCActtgatactggtcagcagatactttattttgacagctgtcaattgaccatagcTGAATGCCCAACATCACATTAAACTTAAATTCCCACATCCGCTAACATGAAGGGGTGGACGTAGGTACGTACAGacgattttgtcagaaccaaaatttcttggatgcatagataagtAAATTCTATCGCCCACGGTGCTCTGCTGCTCGAGCTTCACTCGCGACAGCTCGGCTACCAGTCCTAGTGACTCATAACCCATTTTctctgggaaaaaaaaagaacaggatAATCCCACTCTTTTCATTTTACCCCTTTAGATGATCCCCGTTAAGTGCAAATGCAAAGATGAGGTTGCTGATATTAATTCCAGTTGTCGAATTCGTAGGAATGCGAATAAAGATCAGTTAGTTATACagtttaatgaaaaacaaatgaaagatAGTTAAAGAAGATTGAATTAACTTTAAAAGAGGTAATTAAAAGGCACATAATGCGCGGTAACAGCTTTAAAGATATTGtactataataatattattcaatgGCCACATTATTCCGCGGGCCAGCGtgtcgggtcacgtggtccgagcgaagAAGTGAGGCGTTTACTGCCtattcgcctcggatacgtcaccgaactGCATTGACCGTGAAGGCCTTGGAAAACGTCGTACAGGGACTAGACAATTACTGTAACAGTTGCTACACGATCATCGCGCAAACGATTCGAAATGAAAATCATTACCGTGGCCGCGGATCGCAAGCAATCAATACTGCAATTTTAACAACAAGGTTAATATATTAGAAAAGATTGCATTGAAGGACTGGTTTAAAAATTAATGCGAAGCGATCCACAGTTCCGTTCACAAGTTTCACAGATTCCAACACAATTTGAAGTTAGTATACTTTCACAAATATCTCTTGGTCAGGAGGTAGAAAAAATTTTGtgttattatattatttaaGGGACAGTGTCACATGAGAATCATTTGAAGATCAACTGACCGAAAAATAATGGATTTCCTTTCAGTCTGAGAAAGATGTCTCCATAGCATCATAGACTTCCATCTTTTCCGAGAAACACACGATGCATGGATTAAATTAAATGTATTGAGGTTTTTCTGAGAAACATCTTCAATAATACACTCTTATGTCTGTCACTATCTGTCAAGAATTTGCATGATATTTTGGTGTAAACCTTTTCGAAGACAAAGAACTGACGTTACAACTATATAATTAGATAATATTTATTTCAGTCTCATTTTTTCCTCTTcgataattaagtattttttggttttcataACCTTAAATCCAGCTGAAATCCCAGCAACAGATGGAAAGTAAAGTTATTAAAGTAACTTTTGATACCTTTTTTCTACACGGAATACTTGAGAAAACAActtcttctctttttaagtCGCGAATCTTTTTACTTTCAGTCTCGTCATGGCCTTTGCAAAAGGCAATGTAGCAAGGATGTAGCATGACATGGTAAAACTGTCACGACGATGGTTACCATAAGAAACCCCAAAATACTGGGATGTTCATTGAACGGAATTTTAAGAAATGCGGGGAAAATGATCTGGTAGGCTAGCCCTATTAAACCCATAACTCTTCGTTTACAATCTCGCTAACTTGAATTGTCGTTACTTTCTCTTCATAATAAGTAAATTTGCCCCGTGAAATCCGACCTGCAAAATCCGAACTGTTACTTGCATGTAGTCTTAGCACTTCGGAAACCTAAGCTGCGTAAATTGTCTAAACTTGGGTCGGAGTAATCGTTGTGTGAATCATATatacctgattgaaaaaacgttgtcgctaAAAAGTACAAACCATGAACGATGAGGTTTCAAGGATTTATGGGTGTACGTTCATTAGCAAAGCAAATTCAAAGTTCTTTCGACAAAAGTTTACAGTGTCACGAGATGCTCGTGCGGATGCAAATCCCTAGTGTACTTTGTTTAAGGCatgctgttgtctttttttgtcttcCAAGAACGCTTTTAGGTCCTATCTTATGATTTTCAAGTGTGCATTAGCGATATGGCTACGCTCTTTAACTGTAGAAATCTCTTATGTGTCCAGCACAGGTGAAGTTGTGAGCCGTAAATACTGGAAAATGTTTTACGTTTTTTGGAATGCATCGTCGCGAAAAGCTTCGtaaatgtaaacatttttgagaagaactttaaatttgcaatgCTAATAAATTTGTACCCATAAATCCATTAGGTCCCATCGttcatggtttatacttttcaagcgacaacgaTTTTTCAATCAGGTGTATAGTAAGTAGCAAGTAAAGTGTAGTTTATGTTATAGAGTCAGACGCTTCTAGATTTTAGTCGGTTAAATGTGTGTAGTTGTATACGTAATCGATGCCGAAAAGCTGAACATAAATGTCCGGCCGAgattattagccaatcagatttggcTACTTTGTCACTAAACACAATAGGTTTACTGACCAAGCGCAAGCAAATTGCGCAAGCACGAAATCTTAGATGGCATTTTTATCAACCCGAGAAGACCatgaaaaaacgaaaatagaaaagaaaagaaggacaaTATCGAACGTATCTTAACCAAAAACCCCggtcataatttttttatggCATGGCCAAgacagttgttgttgttcttcttcttaCAAGGACAAAGCGGAGAATCTTGGTAAATAAGGGCCATGTGACCCGTtaggtagccaatcagaaggcaCAAATCGCTCTGTCTTGCCAGCATATATAATGATAGACAGCAAAGGAAAGTATTTCAGTTCCACCCTCTTTTCACGGGAGtcattctattttattttataattcaAGACATGAAGATTTTGGTCGCAGTAATCGCTTTGTTTGTCGTGAAGCAAATTGGTAAGTCGTTGCCTcgataaaattttatatttgaaAGCTTATTCCTAACGAAACTTCATTAACTACCCGGTGGACTCCAAGGTAAGAAAACTAACAACGTATATCTTACTAACACTGCAAGGCAAATTGCTGAAAGTCTTTCCACAAAAATTTGTCTTCTTCTCCACAGCCGCTGGCCCAGCGCAATGTTACTATTGCTTAGAAAGTGATTCAGCGACTTGTTCCGCAAATCAGCGAGTGCAGACTTGTGCGACTGACGCAAGTTCACTTGGTACAACTCACTGTGGCTCGGCAGCTGGAAAATACCGCGACAGGCTTGGAAATATCAGCGTTGGGGTCGTCCGAGGATGCATCAACTGTGCtggtattaatttttcttttaaactaagtataagtaaaaagaaagaaggcaaaAGTTTGCCGACGGTGGACAAAAACCCTATATGTCAGACTTGGTTTATGTAGctaattttcaatttgtttttctgaACTGCTTGTTCCAGACAAATCACAAGCGTGTGGACTTATTGATGGCGCTCTTAAAGCAGACAGACAATGGACTGTTCTACAGTGTGAGATCGAGTGCTGCACCGGAGATAAATGCAACACGGGGACTGTTCCAACTTTGCCTACGCCTGGTTCAGGTAATAAtaacgcgaaaaaaaatctttactgGGAACATATCAAGGTATAAGAAACAACTTGACTGAAATAATTCAGTAACAAGTTAAAACTTGGACCACTggagaaatttgcaaaattctgtatTACGCTGCGTAGTCTGCGGTGCATGTGAAATTGGGTAATAATTACTCCTTATCGTTTGTGAGACAAATTTGGGTGGACAACACTTGACTAACTGCCATGTAAATTCTGTATAGCGGGCATAAAAAAAACCGGACAAATTAGTAATGATATGTTTACCATCATTCTGAAGTTTAACCATACATAgtccgttttttttctttgcgatATCATGAGTATCGCAGTGACGCAATATCTTTGGGTCAGGATACGGACATTCAGAAGTTCACTTTAAGTGTGTTCCAGGAACACTGAACATCTCTATCATGACATCTTTCTGATGATATGCTTGGGCCGCTTATGACTGAAAGCTAGGAGTAACTTTGTGTTTATGAATCAACCATTCTTTCTGAATCAGTTTGCGCATCTGGCCTTGTCTGAATGAGAGCATGAAAGGTTTGTAAGGTTCTCTGTTTGGCGTGTAAATCTGTGAATGGGCTCCTGGTTTAAGTTTGCCTATTGTTCTCCTCGCCTTATACTTGTTGCGACTTCCACCAATACTACTTAGCACTGTGAAAATACCGAAGACGAAGAATGAATATCTTGAAGGACTACGATTCATTGACATTCCTATCAATGACTCAGATGATACCACTTCACGCTTGGGTTCACTTGGGTTTGACTGCTCCTTTTCAATAAAACGTGTCTCTTAACAAATAGAGCGGGAGAGTTTTTAGCACGCTCCAGTGGACTCGGGTGAAATCACAataaaactgctaaaaaaatttctttcataaTAATCTTGCGGTGGCTCAAAAGGAAATCACACTTCCCAGAAATCAGAACAATTCTAAGAATATAGAAACACTTCCCGTAATCCGAAACTTTTCCAAGAACCCAGAtgcacttcccagaatccaaaccAGTTCTCAAAATTTGTAACAATTCCCAGAATCCAGAGCACTTCCGAGAAAACGAAACATTTCCCAGAATCCAAGCCACTTCCTAAAATGCGAAACAGTTCCAAGAATCATTTAATATCTACCCTAGCTGTCAACTTCCAAAGCAAACAGTCTCTCGGCCCTGCCAGATTTAGGCCCACCTATAACCTAGTGAGCTTTCCCTTTTTATCCACACCAGCTTACAGAACAAACCTTTTGAAAAAAACGGAATGCAAAAATGTGAAATGAGGGGTTAGATTCTTTAATAATTTGACATGTGGATAAATACACTTATCGATTAAACAAGAATTTTAATTGGTgtaaaatgtatataataatatattcaGCATACAacgaatttttatttgtttttctgctATCTTATATTGTTCTTTTAGGTAGCAACACCAATTACTACGTCACTCCCGTCTTAATTGTAGTactgcataatttttctgtaatttcgCTGTCTTCCTAATAaccctgatgaagactggtattggtcAGTCGAAAAAATTTAACTCTAGTCTATTCACGTTATTTGATCAATCCTTGCAGTTgtctttttgacaaaaatttataGTGTACAATGTATTAGGCTGTTTCGAAATAAGCCATGCACATGCGCTTGATCAAACAACGATCGCGAGAgagcaaaaaaatttaaaaaaattataaactcCAGTGAATTTGCCGTCCATAATAACTTGTACAAACATTTTTAGCTTTTCCAACAGTTGCTGGACCAGCACAATGTTACTATTGCATGGAAAATGATCCAGCAACATGCTCTAAAAATCAACAAGTTCAGACTTGTGCCACCGACCCGGGTTCTCTTGGTACAACTCACTGTGGCTCCGCAGCTGGAAAGTATCGCGACAAGGATGGAAGTATCAACAATGGATTCGTTCGAGGATGCATTAACTGTGCAGGTAAGTTAGTAAAACATAGCTTTTAACTGCAAATTGAATATTAAACGATAACATTTCTCAGTTGTATAGTTTGCTAAACTGGGGGCGTAAGCCAAATCTTCCCTCTGAATACATGTACcggtatacatgtatacagtagaaccccgataactcaaactcggTTAACTCGAACTCCCCACTAactgtagcctcccacgcagggcGTTTTTGAGGGAGTTCGATCAAAAATTGATCAAAGATTCAATGAGATTTACCCCGATAATTGGAATTCTAGTTCTTGTAACTTCACTCGCATGTCATCCCATTACCTCTTCTTTTTGCATAATCGGTAAAAACACTTAAACTCTAACGCTGGTCAAAACTActtgaatttgattttaattgtcGCAACGAACAGATCACATTTTATCATAAAAAAGTGTAACCACGGTACATGAATGAAATATTAAGTTAAATTTACATTGCACTATacactgaagtgctgaaaaatcaatAACTATCAATTTCTAATGtaacaaataaaattttcaattcGACATCAGTAACTCGGacccccgctaactcgaactgcttttcgtttcccttcagagtttgaGTCACCGGGATTCTActgtagatttagccaaggctaaaatcGGAGTTCTTATTACATTCTAGGTCATTGTTCACCAGAATTTGTCAGAATTTATATATATGGTACAGTTAACCATCCACTTCCGTTCCATTATTTAGCTGGTTCTGGTTTTGGCTACTTTCATATTTTTGGCTAAACTGAATTAAAATTCAGTCTGAAATGCCTCTTGTTACAGACAAACGAAAAGCATGTGGAATTATTGGTGGTGCTCTAAAAGTAAGCAGACAATGGACTGTGCTGCAATGTGAGATCGAGTGCTGTACTGGAGATAAATGCAACTCACAGTTAGTGCCAACATTATCCTCTACAGCATCGTCAGGTATATAAAATGAATTGCTTTAGTAATTATGTATAACGTAAACTTTGTAGGCTTTACAAATTCACATCCCACCATAGTAAAAATGAGATGGCTGAACAAACCTCCCGGGTTTAAGTGTTAAAATATGGTGGAAAGATCTAGCTAATTATATAATTAAATGGTTAAAGAGCTTAAACACATGATACAAGGAGTGTCGAATATTGCTCCTCAGCTCCAGACTGCCAAACAAAAACCGTGTAAGGGCGTAGTTCAGTTAGCTCCCGTTCTGGATTTCTCTGAGTACTAATAATTGTTCTAGTTTGAGCTGCTTTCAGTTTTTATACGAGTTGTACTTGCACGAAGTTTGCTTAACAAGTAATAGATCTGATGTCGCTTGGCtttatattttccaaactgtCTGGGCTAAAGCTTTGAGATATAGCGTACTTTCCCAAAACATTTCTGGAAAAAAGAGCGGCTACTGAGGTACTGAAACAAGTCGGGAACcctcagaaaagaaaaatctctTTCCTAGTaccttctcctttttttttttttaattcagtctTAGATTAAAGGTGATTAAAAAGATTTGCTAGGGAAAATTTTTAATGATTCAGTACCTGACTCTAAAGTGATCAAATATCCATAATTGATTTACGTTCCTGTCGatcaacaactttcttttttaatgtaattttttttccaatatagGTGGTACCATAAACATCCGACTGCAGTTCACTGGTGTGCTAGCCTTTACAGCTCTCTCTCTCATCATATGGTGTTACTTTTAGTTCCTAGGCTTCCTAGCAAAACCGCCTATCCAGCTTTTCATTTAATTCTGTAGCATTTCGTGCACgttcaggccccagttgtttaatCTAAAAGAAGGATAGTGTAATCAACTGAAtcaatcactatccagtggataaagcAATTGGTTTCCCCAATATTGGCTTGTCCATTGGAAGTTATTTATCCGCCGGATAGCGCTCTTCAGCTTTGGAACAACCGGGGACTGTCAATTACCCGTAGGCATAGAGTAATGTTTTTATAAAAGCTTAAATCTTGTTATAGTGTAAGGAAGTGTTTCTTAGTAACAGGAGTGGGACGGTTCACTATTTTACGCGGCTTTTTGCCTATTCACTAGGGCCACCGTCACCACGGTATTATACCGTATGGCATGAAATTTTCGAGGTTGTTTTTCGATGATCCCCCAAAATTTGATCATGTAAAATAGAACTCTCGCAAGAGCATCGACACCGAggtttattactttttttacatgaatGGGAGTCCGCAAGTTGCgattttttatttacactttttTACTACGACGAAGAGTCTGAGGCGACACCATCTTTTACTAGACCGATATCACCGCAAAAATTTGTTTGCAACACTAAACGCAACGCCCAAAATCTGTGATCGGCAAAAATGAAACCCTTGCGAAAATTTCGTGTCATGAGATATACTTTCATCGTTCAGAACAGCAATTTGACCATTTTACATGTAGTCTGCAAGACGTTCTGGGCGGTCTTATATCATATATCGTTAAAAATCTCAAAATTCTTGTCCTCACTAGGGTTTTCAGCTTGTAATGTTCTTTTGTTTGCTTGCTccaataacaaaataaactgaGTTTTAAGGGTTATATAATACTCTGCTAGGCACCTATTTCTTGTTCCGTATCTTGtttcagtttgttgttggttctgtCGCTTGCTCCGAGAagattttctctgggtactccggttttcccctcctC
The sequence above is a segment of the Porites lutea chromosome 3, jaPorLute2.1, whole genome shotgun sequence genome. Coding sequences within it:
- the LOC140930587 gene encoding uncharacterized skeletal organic matrix protein 2-like, producing MKILVAVIALFVVKQIAAGPAQCYYCLESDSATCSANQRVQTCATDASSLGTTHCGSAAGKYRDRLGNISVGVVRGCINCADKSQACGLIDGALKADRQWTVLQCEIECCTGDKCNTGTVPTLPTPGSAFPTVAGPAQCYYCMENDPATCSKNQQVQTCATDPGSLGTTHCGSAAGKYRDKDGSINNGFVRGCINCADKRKACGIIGGALKVSRQWTVLQCEIECCTGDKCNSQLVPTLSSTASSGGTINIRLQFTGVLAFTALSLIIWCYF